In one Sphingomonas sp. AP4-R1 genomic region, the following are encoded:
- a CDS encoding FecR domain-containing protein has translation MTPSSEAIVDQAIAWHLRLTAASEDDWMRFTSWLEADSQHAAAYDRIVTDDALVAHTLDVGHEGRASVTRVAERSARWQKRSGWLLAGGGALAASVAAVVMMPSTQDETGRRVIVTAPGEHRSLTLADGSHVELNGGTELAVADSGRSATLVRGQATFNIKHNESAPFELVSGNVVLRDIGTVFDVTRDGGRLGVQVAEGAVMFRPDREAVMVRQGMSLVSSDRDDRLVIRHIAPESVGGWRDNRLTFRETPLRQIAAAVGRTTGTPLSVSDTLADTPFTGTIRLVGDDAKDAARIAALTGTRAHQDTGRWILTSVTDAPH, from the coding sequence GTGACACCGTCGAGCGAAGCCATCGTGGATCAGGCGATTGCCTGGCACCTGCGCCTGACGGCGGCATCCGAGGATGATTGGATGCGGTTCACGTCGTGGCTGGAGGCGGATTCGCAGCATGCCGCCGCCTATGACCGGATCGTCACGGACGATGCTTTGGTCGCACATACGCTGGATGTCGGGCATGAGGGGCGCGCGTCCGTAACCCGCGTGGCGGAGCGCAGCGCACGCTGGCAGAAGCGAAGCGGCTGGCTGCTGGCCGGCGGCGGCGCGCTGGCGGCGTCGGTCGCGGCGGTGGTGATGATGCCGTCCACGCAGGACGAAACGGGCCGGCGCGTGATCGTGACGGCCCCCGGCGAGCATCGCAGTCTCACGCTCGCCGACGGATCGCATGTCGAGCTGAACGGCGGCACGGAGCTGGCGGTGGCGGATTCCGGCCGTTCCGCCACGCTGGTGCGTGGGCAGGCCACGTTCAACATCAAGCATAATGAAAGCGCGCCTTTCGAACTGGTTTCTGGTAATGTGGTGTTGCGCGACATCGGCACCGTCTTCGACGTGACGCGGGATGGCGGAAGGCTGGGCGTGCAGGTTGCGGAGGGAGCGGTGATGTTCCGTCCGGACCGGGAGGCGGTGATGGTGCGGCAGGGGATGTCACTGGTATCCAGCGATCGGGACGATCGCCTGGTGATCCGGCATATCGCTCCGGAAAGCGTGGGCGGCTGGCGCGACAATCGCCTGACGTTCCGGGAAACGCCGCTGCGCCAGATCGCGGCCGCCGTGGGGCGGACGACGGGCACGCCGCTCTCCGTATCGGATACATTGGCGGACACGCCGTTCACCGGAACGATCCGGCTCGTGGGTGACGATGCGAAGGATGCGGCGCGCATCGCCGCCCTCACCGGCACGCGGGCCCATCAGGATACAGGCCGATGGATTCTGACGTCGGTGACGGATGCGCCGCACTGA
- a CDS encoding RNA polymerase sigma factor has translation MSESGILAVYLQERSKLARLLVARLGSAEEAEDILQELWLKLNGTPLGPISEPAAYLFRMANNLAIDRRRSAAWRAVREAEWVETQPAASELPDTTDVMIARERLAHVQAAIAAMPEREARAFRMFRLEGKPQKVIAAEMGVSLSLVEKLLQNAYRRIHDAGRENDAGRRAPPRLFSKEDRT, from the coding sequence ATGAGCGAATCGGGCATCCTCGCCGTCTATCTGCAGGAGCGGTCCAAGCTCGCCCGGTTGCTGGTCGCGCGGCTCGGCAGCGCGGAGGAGGCGGAGGATATTCTGCAGGAGCTGTGGCTGAAGCTGAACGGCACGCCGCTGGGGCCGATTTCCGAGCCGGCCGCCTATCTCTTCCGCATGGCCAACAATCTCGCGATCGATCGCCGCCGCAGCGCCGCGTGGCGCGCGGTGCGCGAGGCGGAGTGGGTGGAAACGCAGCCGGCGGCGTCGGAATTGCCCGATACGACGGATGTGATGATCGCGCGCGAGCGCCTCGCCCACGTGCAGGCCGCCATCGCCGCGATGCCCGAGCGGGAGGCGCGCGCCTTCCGCATGTTCCGCCTGGAAGGCAAGCCGCAAAAGGTGATCGCGGCCGAAATGGGGGTCTCTCTCAGTCTCGTCGAAAAGCTGCTACAGAATGCCTATCGCCGCATTCACGACGCCGGGCGAGAAAATGATGCGGGTCGGCGCGCTCCGCCACGTCTCTTTTCGAAGGAGGACCGGACGTGA
- a CDS encoding lipopolysaccharide biosynthesis protein, protein MPPDAQIPDSAPETALAPVPGALRRLLANIFRLLSGKAAAGLLSLVYLVIVAHQLGARDYGLLMLVNAYAVTVGSLVAFSGFHGVVRYGALSIADGDTAGLARLIRFMGVIELSCGAAAILIAAIGAPLVGPHLGWSVEAERFAVPYALAVMATVRATPQGVLQLADRFDLIGLHQTVSPIVRMAGVLIVWLSGGGLVGYLSVWLISSVAEGVAMWLLALPAWRKLLAGEPVFGAWRGVTEQRDGFGRFILLTNFDITLRELAPNLAPLTVGWFLGPAGAGLYALAQRATNILQQPAVLLSQASFAILAEQAAMRDLSRMWSTVWSSTFLALGIGGVIVLALGGYGEVLMQALGGHSFRAAGMLVILVGCGRALALGTAPAAAALTALGRPGLSVAVALAINLALYPLLPLLLHWQGIDGAGWHVLAQNLMAFLLVAGLFAREARVRA, encoded by the coding sequence ATGCCGCCGGACGCCCAAATACCCGATTCTGCGCCCGAGACGGCTCTGGCTCCCGTCCCGGGGGCCCTGCGACGCCTGCTCGCCAACATTTTTCGCCTGCTGAGCGGCAAGGCGGCGGCGGGGCTGCTGAGCCTCGTCTATCTCGTCATCGTCGCGCACCAACTGGGCGCGCGCGATTATGGCCTGCTCATGCTCGTCAACGCTTATGCGGTCACGGTCGGCAGCCTCGTCGCCTTCTCCGGCTTTCACGGTGTGGTGCGCTACGGCGCACTTTCGATCGCGGACGGGGACACGGCGGGCCTCGCGCGCCTGATCCGCTTCATGGGCGTGATCGAGCTGAGCTGCGGCGCGGCGGCGATCCTGATCGCCGCGATCGGCGCGCCGCTGGTCGGGCCGCATCTGGGCTGGTCGGTGGAGGCGGAGCGGTTCGCCGTGCCCTATGCGCTGGCGGTGATGGCCACGGTGCGCGCAACGCCGCAGGGCGTGCTGCAGCTGGCCGACCGCTTCGATCTGATCGGCCTGCATCAGACGGTGTCGCCGATCGTCCGGATGGCGGGCGTGCTGATCGTGTGGCTGTCGGGCGGCGGCCTCGTCGGCTATCTGTCCGTGTGGCTGATCTCTTCGGTGGCGGAGGGCGTGGCGATGTGGCTGCTGGCGCTGCCGGCGTGGCGCAAGTTGCTGGCGGGCGAGCCGGTCTTCGGCGCGTGGCGCGGTGTGACGGAGCAGCGCGACGGCTTCGGCCGCTTCATCCTGCTCACCAATTTCGACATCACCTTGCGCGAGCTGGCTCCCAATCTCGCGCCGCTCACCGTGGGCTGGTTCCTCGGGCCGGCGGGCGCGGGCCTCTATGCGCTGGCGCAGCGCGCGACGAACATTCTTCAGCAGCCGGCCGTGCTTCTGTCGCAGGCGAGTTTCGCGATCCTTGCCGAACAGGCCGCGATGCGCGACCTCAGCAGGATGTGGAGCACGGTCTGGTCGAGCACGTTTCTGGCGCTGGGGATCGGCGGCGTGATCGTGCTCGCGCTCGGCGGTTATGGCGAGGTGCTGATGCAGGCGCTGGGCGGCCACAGTTTCCGGGCAGCGGGCATGCTGGTGATTCTGGTCGGCTGCGGCCGTGCGCTGGCGCTGGGCACCGCGCCCGCCGCCGCCGCGCTCACCGCGCTGGGCCGGCCGGGCCTGTCCGTCGCGGTCGCGCTCGCGATCAATCTCGCGCTTTATCCGCTGCTGCCTTTGCTGCTCCACTGGCAGGGGATCGATGGCGCGGGGTGGCATGTGCTGGCGCAGAACCTCATGGCGTTTCTGCTCGTGGCGGGCCTGTTCGCGCGGGAGGCGCGGGTGCGCGCATGA
- a CDS encoding formyl transferase, translated as MPLRKDIWRPAIIEAPLAEIVARGSVEGFARHWLPPLGSFQFLADPFGFWRNERLHVFVEAYDYRHRLGTIEVCIYDSSFRLLDRRPVLIEPWHLSYPFVFEAEGDIWMLPEGHKSGRLTLYRAKAFPFEWEAATVIALDGLAVDATPFFHEDRWWLFYAAADRETDKMAALHVAHAERLAGPWHAHPANPVRVDRSGGRPGGTPVVVDGAIVLPVQDCGETYGGAIRPLTITTLTPDRFEATLGDRIEAPADAAPFTEGLHTLAGAGDITLIDVKQTVLSLHGLAIQAGERIRREIRKRRARG; from the coding sequence ATGCCTCTGCGGAAAGACATTTGGCGCCCGGCCATCATCGAGGCGCCGCTGGCCGAGATCGTCGCGCGCGGCTCCGTCGAGGGGTTCGCCCGGCACTGGCTGCCGCCTTTGGGCTCGTTCCAGTTCCTCGCCGATCCGTTCGGCTTCTGGCGAAACGAGCGCCTCCACGTGTTCGTCGAGGCCTATGATTATCGCCATCGCCTCGGCACGATCGAGGTGTGCATCTACGACAGCAGCTTTCGCCTGCTCGATCGCCGCCCGGTGCTGATCGAGCCGTGGCACCTCTCCTACCCCTTCGTGTTCGAGGCGGAGGGGGACATCTGGATGCTGCCGGAAGGGCATAAATCGGGCAGGCTGACGCTCTATCGCGCCAAGGCCTTTCCGTTCGAGTGGGAAGCCGCGACGGTGATCGCGCTGGACGGGCTGGCGGTGGATGCCACGCCCTTCTTCCACGAAGACCGGTGGTGGCTGTTCTACGCGGCCGCCGATCGCGAGACGGACAAGATGGCCGCGCTGCATGTCGCGCATGCGGAGCGGCTGGCCGGCCCGTGGCACGCGCACCCCGCCAATCCCGTCCGCGTCGACCGGAGCGGCGGGCGTCCCGGCGGCACGCCCGTGGTGGTGGACGGCGCGATCGTCCTGCCAGTGCAGGATTGCGGCGAAACCTATGGCGGCGCGATTCGCCCGCTGACCATCACGACGCTGACGCCGGACCGCTTCGAGGCGACGCTGGGCGACCGGATCGAGGCGCCAGCCGACGCCGCGCCCTTCACCGAAGGCCTGCACACGCTGGCGGGCGCGGGCGACATCACGTTGATCGACGTGAAGCAGACCGTGCTGTCGCTCCACGGCCTCGCCATCCAGGCGGGCGAACGCATCCGGCGCGAGATCCGCAAGCGCCGGGCGCGGGGATAG
- a CDS encoding glycosyltransferase: MRSLRIAYVINSVEGGGAALPVPSIADVLRKNGAEVAIFALTRRDGRAIAPMEAAGFPVIVRDGGEKDHVAALRWLDAQMRAWRPDVIWTSLTRATLLGQLIGLRRRRTVVSWQHAAFLKPANLRLLRATNRLSRLWLGDSETITRMTADRLGIGADRLMTWPIFRANPRAPTGAIWQPCQRVRIGSLGRLHPVKGYDVLIETLRRLPPDLADWELAIGGDGAERPALEAAIAAAGLGERVRLAGYVDPAAFLAGLHLYVQPSRSEGLCVAAHEALTAGLPVVASAVGELPRAIDPSVGRLAPPGDPDALAAALADLLSQPEELAPMGAAARTKMLDRFGPDRFEAAGKAILDRLRG, from the coding sequence ATGAGATCCCTCCGCATCGCTTACGTCATCAATTCGGTGGAGGGCGGCGGTGCCGCTTTGCCCGTGCCTTCCATAGCGGATGTGCTGCGGAAGAACGGCGCGGAGGTCGCCATCTTCGCGCTGACCCGCCGCGATGGCCGCGCCATCGCGCCGATGGAGGCGGCGGGCTTCCCCGTCATCGTGCGCGACGGCGGCGAGAAGGATCATGTCGCCGCTTTGCGCTGGTTGGATGCGCAGATGCGCGCATGGCGCCCGGACGTGATCTGGACATCGCTCACCCGCGCCACGTTGCTCGGCCAACTGATCGGGCTCCGGCGGCGGCGGACGGTGGTGAGCTGGCAGCATGCCGCCTTCCTCAAGCCCGCCAATCTGCGCCTGCTGCGCGCGACCAATCGCCTCTCGCGCCTGTGGCTCGGGGATTCGGAGACGATCACGCGGATGACGGCCGATCGGCTCGGCATCGGGGCCGATCGGCTGATGACCTGGCCGATCTTCCGCGCCAATCCGCGGGCACCGACCGGGGCGATCTGGCAGCCGTGCCAGCGGGTACGGATCGGCAGTCTCGGTCGGCTGCATCCGGTGAAGGGCTATGATGTGCTGATCGAGACGCTGCGCCGCCTGCCGCCGGACCTCGCCGATTGGGAGCTGGCGATCGGTGGCGACGGTGCCGAGCGTCCCGCGCTGGAGGCGGCGATCGCGGCGGCCGGGCTGGGGGAGCGGGTGCGCCTCGCCGGCTATGTCGATCCCGCCGCCTTCCTCGCGGGCCTGCATCTCTATGTGCAGCCGTCGCGATCGGAGGGGCTGTGCGTCGCCGCGCATGAGGCGCTGACGGCGGGGCTCCCGGTGGTGGCGTCGGCGGTGGGCGAACTGCCGCGCGCGATCGATCCCTCGGTGGGGCGTCTGGCGCCGCCCGGTGATCCCGATGCGCTGGCCGCCGCGCTGGCCGATCTCCTGTCCCAGCCCGAGGAACTGGCCCCGATGGGCGCCGCCGCCCGCACGAAGATGCTGGATCGCTTCGGCCCCGATCGCTTCGAGGCGGCGGGCAAGGCGATCCTGGATCGCCTGCGCGGATAG
- a CDS encoding glycosyltransferase: MISSVGIVLHDFSLGGTERIAARLGRAWASIGVAVTFYCGVDDGPMRKLIGPQARVVPLDPPIPRGKGSMQRLAAAAEKAIARERVDAVFVPGNYHWPVAHRLSRLPIDQRPVIAAQISAALRKQQRGPVKEFFYDLRMRRLLRDADGLVALSDVAADQARAIVGEGPVVRTIATPALDDDVAPPIDAGGMMIVAAGRLVPEKGFGTLIEAFSLLPDPTLQLTIVGAGPDEERLRGLARSLGIADRVDLPGYQPDIRPWLDRGRLFVLSSDYEGYPAVLIEALAAGRPVIATDCTPATDALLGSRTFGEVVPVGDAAEMAGAMYEMLASPPPVPQPLAEAVTPHRLGEVALAYLDFFEALRLQRRG; the protein is encoded by the coding sequence ATGATCTCGTCCGTCGGCATCGTCCTGCACGATTTCTCGCTGGGCGGCACCGAGCGGATCGCCGCGCGGCTCGGCCGTGCATGGGCGAGCATCGGCGTCGCCGTCACTTTCTATTGTGGCGTCGACGACGGGCCGATGCGCAAGCTGATCGGGCCGCAGGCGCGCGTGGTGCCGCTCGATCCGCCCATCCCGCGCGGCAAGGGATCGATGCAGCGGCTGGCGGCGGCGGCGGAAAAGGCGATCGCGCGGGAGCGGGTCGATGCCGTCTTCGTGCCCGGCAATTATCACTGGCCGGTCGCGCATCGCCTGTCGCGCCTGCCGATCGACCAGCGCCCGGTGATCGCCGCGCAGATCAGCGCCGCGCTGCGCAAGCAGCAGCGCGGCCCCGTGAAGGAATTCTTCTACGATCTCCGCATGCGTCGGCTGCTGCGGGATGCGGACGGGCTCGTCGCCCTCTCCGATGTCGCCGCCGATCAGGCGCGCGCGATCGTGGGCGAAGGGCCGGTGGTCCGCACGATCGCCACGCCCGCGCTGGACGACGATGTCGCCCCGCCGATCGATGCGGGCGGCATGATGATCGTGGCGGCCGGCCGACTGGTGCCCGAAAAGGGCTTCGGCACGCTGATCGAGGCCTTCTCGCTTTTGCCCGATCCGACGTTGCAGCTGACGATCGTGGGCGCGGGGCCGGACGAGGAGCGCCTGCGCGGTCTGGCCAGGTCGCTCGGCATCGCCGATCGCGTCGATCTGCCCGGCTATCAGCCGGATATCCGCCCGTGGCTGGATCGCGGGCGGCTGTTCGTCCTGTCCTCCGATTATGAGGGCTATCCGGCCGTGCTGATCGAGGCGCTCGCCGCCGGCCGCCCCGTGATCGCCACCGATTGCACGCCCGCCACCGATGCGCTGCTCGGCAGCAGGACGTTCGGCGAAGTCGTGCCCGTGGGCGATGCGGCCGAGATGGCGGGCGCGATGTACGAGATGCTGGCCTCGCCCCCGCCGGTGCCCCAGCCGCTGGCGGAAGCGGTGACGCCGCACCGTCTGGGCGAAGTGGCGCTGGCCTATCTCGATTTCTTCGAGGCGCTGCGGCTACAACGCCGCGGATGA
- a CDS encoding sphingomyelin phosphodiesterase, whose product MAVKAMRAFGSMKGFVGSFLGLACLAGSAAPANASIAPSQLSVMTYNVEGLPFPVRIGRADKLRQIGATLATLRAEGRQPHVVVLQEAFSADAKAITAQAGYRYAVNGPASTLQGAQATSTADRRFADAASLFRGERSGKWADSGLRIASDYPILAVRRMAYPAYACAGFDCLANKGVLAVTIRVPGLPEPVAVVATHLNSRMSSHAPAARSLYAYQRQVDALGDFVRKVVPDNIPFVLAGDLNVGRQIDRRSYLIRNTALWRQSAPLDVAMARCLPDPACNKSNLVDLRYSFRRARDWQFYSPGQRAALQVTAVSGLFGHDAKGAMLSDHVGYVASYLVTSRQTAPLVVASR is encoded by the coding sequence ATGGCAGTGAAGGCAATGCGCGCGTTCGGTTCGATGAAGGGTTTCGTGGGGTCTTTCCTGGGTCTGGCCTGTCTGGCGGGATCCGCAGCGCCGGCGAATGCGTCGATCGCGCCCAGCCAGCTTTCCGTCATGACCTACAATGTCGAGGGGCTTCCTTTTCCGGTGCGGATCGGCCGCGCCGACAAATTGCGCCAGATCGGCGCCACCCTCGCCACGCTGCGCGCCGAAGGACGGCAGCCGCACGTGGTGGTGCTGCAGGAGGCCTTTTCGGCGGATGCCAAGGCGATCACGGCGCAGGCCGGCTATCGCTATGCCGTGAACGGTCCCGCTTCCACGCTGCAGGGCGCGCAGGCGACCAGCACGGCCGACCGGCGCTTCGCGGATGCCGCCAGCCTGTTCCGGGGCGAGCGTTCGGGCAAATGGGCCGATAGCGGCCTGCGCATCGCCTCCGATTATCCGATCCTCGCGGTGCGGCGCATGGCCTATCCGGCTTATGCCTGCGCGGGCTTCGATTGCCTGGCGAACAAGGGCGTGCTGGCCGTGACGATCCGCGTGCCGGGCCTGCCCGAGCCGGTCGCGGTGGTCGCGACGCATCTCAATTCGCGCATGTCCTCCCACGCGCCGGCCGCGCGATCGCTGTATGCCTATCAGCGGCAGGTGGATGCGCTGGGCGATTTCGTCCGCAAGGTGGTGCCGGACAATATCCCGTTCGTGCTGGCGGGCGATCTCAACGTCGGCCGCCAGATCGATCGCCGCTCCTATCTGATCCGCAACACGGCTCTGTGGCGGCAGAGCGCGCCGCTGGACGTGGCGATGGCACGCTGCCTGCCGGATCCGGCCTGCAACAAGAGCAATCTCGTCGATCTGCGCTACAGCTTCCGTCGGGCACGCGATTGGCAATTCTATTCGCCGGGCCAGCGGGCCGCCTTGCAGGTGACGGCGGTGTCGGGCCTGTTCGGGCATGACGCGAAGGGCGCGATGCTGTCCGATCATGTCGGCTATGTCGCCTCGTATCTGGTGACGAGCCGGCAGACCGCGCCGCTCGTCGTCGCCTCGCGCTGA
- a CDS encoding alpha/beta fold hydrolase, whose product MATITTKDGTEIFYKDWGPKDAQPIVFHHGWPLSADDWDNQMMFFLARGYRVIAHDRRGHGRSTQTWEGNEMDTYAADMIELAAALDLKGAVHVGHSTGGGEVAHYVARAEAGRVAKAVLIGAVPPVMLKSDANPGGLPMEVFDGIRKGTGETRAQFYIDLPTGPFYGFNREGAAVSQGVIDNWWRQGMMGGIKAHYDCVKAFSETDFTEDLKAIDVPVLVMHGTDDQIVPYADSAPLSVALLKNGTLKSYEGYPHGMCTTHADVINADLLAFIES is encoded by the coding sequence ATGGCCACCATCACGACGAAGGACGGCACCGAGATCTTCTATAAGGATTGGGGCCCCAAGGATGCCCAGCCGATCGTGTTCCACCACGGTTGGCCGCTGAGCGCGGACGACTGGGACAATCAGATGATGTTCTTCCTGGCGCGCGGCTATCGCGTGATCGCGCATGATCGCCGCGGTCACGGCCGGTCGACCCAGACGTGGGAAGGCAATGAGATGGATACCTATGCCGCCGACATGATCGAGCTGGCGGCGGCGCTCGACCTGAAGGGCGCGGTCCATGTCGGCCATTCGACCGGCGGCGGTGAAGTGGCGCATTATGTCGCGCGCGCCGAGGCGGGCCGCGTCGCCAAGGCGGTGCTGATCGGCGCGGTGCCGCCGGTGATGCTGAAATCGGACGCCAATCCGGGCGGTCTGCCGATGGAGGTGTTCGACGGCATCCGGAAGGGCACGGGCGAGACGCGCGCGCAATTCTACATCGATCTGCCGACCGGCCCCTTCTACGGCTTCAACCGCGAGGGCGCGGCGGTGAGCCAGGGCGTGATCGACAATTGGTGGCGCCAGGGCATGATGGGCGGCATCAAGGCGCATTATGATTGCGTGAAGGCCTTCTCCGAGACCGACTTCACCGAGGATCTGAAGGCGATCGACGTGCCGGTGCTGGTGATGCACGGCACCGACGACCAGATCGTGCCTTATGCGGATTCGGCGCCGCTGTCGGTGGCGCTGCTGAAGAACGGCACGCTGAAGAGCTACGAAGGCTATCCGCATGGCATGTGCACCACGCATGCCGACGTCATCAACGCGGACCTGCTCGCCTTCATCGAAAGCTGA
- a CDS encoding TetR/AcrR family transcriptional regulator: MMQISEEAGIKVGQIYRDFECKEAIVAEIVRCDLDHFLDESDLDCAIVRGDTAAVRQWVSDFVQHDRAPAKGQLLAQIVIEATRNAEIAELFQHTDKRIRCCLERALAHLAPGDTRSAARSRLVETIMVALMGLPFRHIAAPNVDIEAAAAEISRLVLREVDGLRTGDPAFTGPACPEGIGTDPSPSR; the protein is encoded by the coding sequence ATGATGCAGATTTCCGAAGAAGCGGGGATCAAGGTCGGCCAGATCTATCGCGATTTCGAATGCAAGGAGGCGATCGTCGCGGAGATCGTGCGCTGCGATCTCGATCATTTCCTCGATGAGAGCGACCTGGATTGCGCGATCGTGCGGGGGGACACGGCCGCCGTCCGCCAATGGGTTTCGGATTTCGTCCAGCACGACAGGGCCCCCGCCAAGGGGCAGTTGCTGGCGCAGATCGTGATCGAGGCGACGCGCAATGCGGAGATAGCGGAGCTGTTCCAGCACACCGACAAGCGGATTCGCTGCTGTCTCGAACGCGCGCTCGCGCACCTCGCGCCCGGCGATACGCGAAGCGCGGCGCGATCCAGGCTGGTCGAAACCATCATGGTGGCGCTGATGGGCTTGCCCTTTCGCCATATCGCGGCGCCGAACGTCGACATCGAGGCCGCCGCCGCCGAAATCAGCCGATTGGTGCTGCGCGAGGTGGATGGGTTGCGCACCGGCGACCCCGCTTTCACCGGGCCGGCGTGCCCCGAGGGCATCGGCACCGATCCGTCCCCCTCCCGCTGA
- a CDS encoding efflux RND transporter periplasmic adaptor subunit, translating into MQLRSASSASLALLLALGACGKNESPPPPPPPQVGVITVTSGSATLATELPGRIAAFETSDVRPQVNGLIERRLFKEGDEVRAGQALYQIDPSPYRAAVANARASLARAEAAIASSDALARRYGELVKINAISRQDYENAVTTAAQARADVGAQRAALQTAQIDLTRTRINAPISGRIGRSTYTPGALVTSGQTDALTTIQHIDTVYVDLTQSSSGLLKLRQQILKGGVARDGDAARVQLKLEDGTVYPIQGELQFADVTVDPATGSQTIRATFKNPQRLLLPGMYVRAEIVEGTQKDAVLVPLRAVTRDEKGNPTVLVVGQGDKVEARTLTTARTSGENWIVSDGLKAGDRVIMEGAMMLRPGVQVKPVPYTEKPASDANGQPAAAQSPAAK; encoded by the coding sequence ATGCAGCTTCGAAGCGCCAGCAGCGCCAGCCTCGCTTTGCTTCTCGCCCTGGGTGCGTGCGGCAAGAACGAGTCGCCGCCACCCCCGCCACCCCCGCAGGTCGGCGTGATCACCGTGACGTCCGGATCGGCCACGCTCGCCACCGAGCTGCCGGGCCGGATCGCCGCATTCGAAACATCGGACGTGCGGCCGCAGGTCAACGGCCTGATCGAGCGCCGCCTGTTTAAGGAAGGCGATGAGGTGCGCGCCGGACAGGCGCTGTATCAGATCGATCCGTCCCCCTACCGCGCCGCCGTGGCCAATGCCCGCGCGTCGCTGGCCCGCGCCGAGGCCGCCATCGCCTCCAGCGATGCGCTGGCGCGCCGCTATGGCGAGCTGGTGAAGATCAACGCAATCTCGCGGCAGGATTACGAGAATGCCGTGACGACCGCAGCGCAGGCGCGCGCCGACGTCGGCGCGCAGCGCGCGGCGCTCCAGACCGCGCAGATCGATCTCACCCGCACGCGCATCAACGCGCCGATCTCGGGCCGGATCGGCCGATCGACCTACACGCCGGGCGCGCTGGTCACTTCGGGCCAGACGGACGCGCTGACCACGATCCAGCATATCGACACCGTCTATGTCGATCTCACCCAATCCTCGTCCGGCCTGCTGAAGCTGCGCCAGCAGATCCTGAAGGGCGGCGTCGCCCGCGACGGCGATGCCGCGCGCGTTCAGCTGAAGCTGGAGGACGGCACCGTCTATCCGATCCAGGGCGAGCTGCAGTTCGCCGACGTGACGGTGGATCCCGCCACCGGATCGCAGACGATCCGCGCCACCTTCAAGAATCCGCAGCGTCTGCTGCTGCCGGGCATGTATGTGCGCGCCGAGATCGTGGAGGGCACGCAGAAGGATGCCGTGCTCGTCCCGCTGCGCGCCGTGACGCGCGACGAGAAGGGCAATCCCACCGTGCTGGTCGTGGGCCAGGGCGACAAGGTGGAGGCCCGCACCCTCACCACCGCGCGCACGTCCGGTGAGAACTGGATCGTGAGCGATGGCCTGAAGGCCGGCGACCGCGTGATCATGGAAGGGGCGATGATGCTGCGTCCGGGCGTGCAGGTGAAGCCTGTCCCCTACACGGAAAAGCCCGCGTCCGACGCCAATGGTCAGCCCGCTGCCGCCCAGTCCCCGGCCGCCAAGTAA